The window GGGAAAGATCGCAATGTCTGACTAACATCAAGGTATTATGGGAAGGATGCGAGTATGGAGCCTGAATGGCCAGCTTTAATCGTGATAGATAGTGACAACGGACCGATTTGGGAGATGATCGTTGCTTGCAAAGAGGACTGGGAGGGCAATGCCGATCTGTGTTGTCAGGGGGATTGGGAAGACGACACCCGCCTTATCGACAGCCAACGGCGCGTATTCCGACTTGACTGGCTCGGGCCGGCGGAAATCCGCTATCGCATTGTTCCCACCGGTGAAACCATATCGTTGGAGCAATTGAAGATGTTTCTGCTGAGCCAGTTTTCAGAGGGGTTCGACACGAGCGAATACTTGCGGCTACTTGCCCAATGCCCGCCAGCGGAGTGGATTAGCCGGTCCCTGTAAG is drawn from Candidatus Latescibacterota bacterium and contains these coding sequences:
- a CDS encoding DUF4144 domain-containing protein, giving the protein MEPEWPALIVIDSDNGPIWEMIVACKEDWEGNADLCCQGDWEDDTRLIDSQRRVFRLDWLGPAEIRYRIVPTGETISLEQLKMFLLSQFSEGFDTSEYLRLLAQCPPAEWISRSL